A window of Fodinibius salinus contains these coding sequences:
- the rsmB gene encoding 16S rRNA (cytosine(967)-C(5))-methyltransferase RsmB — protein sequence METEASARSVSVEILIEFDENNVLNYSKADRLESRGRAEVREYVQNILRRRSYLDFLIDQFSNVTIDEMKTSLKNILRLGVYDMVFMDSTPDYAAINESVEISKLKLGSRTGDLTNAILRNLQRDIDDLPKPNFEDRTKLIATTFSHPEWLVERWTDRFGEREAFKLMRANNSRPVYFIRANNLRTKTENFKLRMTKNNIEFHQSDWLPGYFEVESVAPFISKGWLDKGFCQVQDIGAGFAPYLLDPQSDESIYDLCAAPGTKSIVLSDLMDGEGDILAVDISSDRLDKLAESALSYHAENIRVRRADVTDVELDEADAVLLDAPCTGTGVLSKRADLRWRRDKEGLENAVELQSKLLDSAAKMVKKGGRLVYSTCSLEEEENMEQVMQFLDRHDNFELQTVEGYVPDETIAHGGLAYQTLPHKHNCDGHFGVLLKRVK from the coding sequence TTGGAAACTGAAGCATCTGCTCGTTCTGTAAGTGTAGAAATACTAATTGAATTTGATGAAAATAACGTTCTCAACTATTCTAAAGCGGATCGTCTTGAGTCGCGTGGTCGCGCAGAAGTGCGTGAATACGTCCAGAATATTTTGCGTCGGCGCAGCTATCTTGATTTTCTGATTGACCAGTTTTCTAATGTTACAATTGACGAAATGAAAACCAGCCTTAAAAATATTTTGCGGCTGGGTGTCTATGATATGGTTTTCATGGATAGCACGCCTGACTATGCGGCAATTAATGAATCTGTTGAAATTTCCAAGCTCAAGTTGGGGTCTCGTACCGGCGATCTGACGAACGCTATTCTTCGCAACCTACAGCGCGATATTGATGATCTTCCAAAACCAAATTTTGAAGATCGCACAAAACTGATTGCTACTACCTTTTCACATCCCGAATGGCTGGTGGAACGATGGACCGACCGCTTTGGCGAACGGGAGGCCTTCAAGCTTATGCGGGCCAACAACAGCCGACCGGTTTATTTTATCCGCGCCAATAACCTGCGCACTAAGACAGAAAATTTTAAGCTGCGGATGACCAAAAATAATATTGAGTTCCATCAGAGCGACTGGTTACCCGGCTACTTTGAAGTGGAAAGTGTAGCACCATTTATCTCAAAAGGATGGCTGGATAAAGGATTTTGTCAAGTCCAGGATATAGGTGCTGGCTTTGCTCCTTACCTGCTGGATCCTCAATCTGACGAGTCTATTTATGACCTTTGTGCTGCACCGGGAACAAAAAGTATTGTATTATCAGATCTTATGGATGGCGAAGGTGATATCCTTGCTGTTGACATCTCTTCTGACCGGCTCGACAAGCTGGCCGAGAGTGCTCTTTCCTACCATGCAGAAAATATTCGGGTCCGCCGTGCCGACGTTACCGATGTTGAACTTGACGAAGCCGACGCCGTACTGCTCGACGCTCCCTGCACCGGTACAGGTGTACTCAGCAAGCGTGCCGACCTGCGCTGGCGCCGCGATAAGGAAGGACTCGAAAATGCAGTAGAACTGCAGTCAAAACTGCTTGATTCGGCGGCCAAGATGGTCAAAAAAGGCGGGCGACTAGTGTATAGCACTTGTTCCCTGGAAGAGGAGGAAAATATGGAACAGGTGATGCAGTTTCTTGACCGACACGATAATTTTGAGCTACAAACAGTCGAAGGTTATGTGCCGGATGAAACTATTGCTCACGGTGGCCTAGCCTACCAAACTCTGCCGCACAAGCATAATTGCGACGGACACTTTGGCGTACTGCTAAAGCGAGTGAAATAA
- a CDS encoding DUF4139 domain-containing protein: MNLLLSIIFTLLVVPFQPTQSADNSRPPSTIEHATVFRSGAQIRRSVEITLQEGINEVSLDGLTNSLSENSITVSANQPVTLLSVQKQTHSPTVTDSLHSLQESLENIKTNISKKKAEQKVLNYELDILMDNRKLQKGNEKISVSELKQAMQYFREQLTDIEQGKIKIQDTIDELSAKKEKVQKKIDKIQQEQQRKSAVILAEIRSKKQQTITLQFSYFTSRAGWKPRYDLRVNNIADPVQLTYKADVYQSTGINWDNISLSISSANPRSNTTLPSFEPSFLSFYESPTARANMQAREANMDAAANTPKMSGVETSVSQNQTSFQFDIAVPYSVPGNGSAKTVTAKEYSIPTNYEYYAMPKANKTAYLTAHIADWENRNLLSGPMNLYFEQKFVGQSSLNPNTANDTLTVSLGKDENIALERTRIKKFSEKNFFGNKVRETKAWRLTVKNNKKRTVKLKLVDQIPVSTNEDIKVNLQERSGAQYESSTGKLHWTLNLEPGQSQNKQIRYVLEYPSGKKIQKNN; the protein is encoded by the coding sequence ATGAATCTACTGCTTTCTATCATTTTCACGCTACTTGTTGTTCCTTTCCAACCAACACAGTCTGCTGATAATAGCCGGCCTCCTTCAACTATTGAACATGCCACCGTATTTCGGTCGGGCGCACAAATCAGGCGATCTGTAGAAATTACTTTACAAGAGGGTATTAATGAAGTGAGTCTGGATGGACTTACAAATTCGTTGTCCGAAAATTCTATCACTGTTTCAGCCAATCAGCCTGTGACACTGCTTTCAGTACAGAAACAAACCCATAGTCCGACGGTAACAGATTCTTTGCATTCTCTGCAAGAAAGCTTGGAAAATATTAAAACCAATATTTCAAAGAAAAAGGCAGAGCAAAAGGTTTTGAACTATGAGCTCGATATCCTGATGGATAACAGGAAGTTACAAAAAGGGAATGAAAAAATATCAGTATCAGAACTTAAGCAGGCCATGCAATACTTTCGAGAGCAACTTACTGATATTGAACAGGGAAAGATTAAAATTCAAGATACAATCGACGAGTTGAGCGCGAAGAAAGAAAAGGTCCAGAAAAAGATCGATAAGATACAACAAGAACAACAACGTAAGTCAGCCGTTATTCTGGCAGAAATTAGATCCAAGAAACAGCAAACGATAACACTTCAATTCAGCTATTTTACTTCCCGGGCCGGGTGGAAACCTCGATATGATCTACGAGTCAATAATATTGCTGATCCGGTCCAACTCACGTATAAAGCTGATGTATATCAATCAACAGGTATAAACTGGGATAATATTTCACTGAGCATTTCATCAGCTAATCCCAGAAGCAATACCACTCTCCCCTCTTTTGAGCCCAGCTTTCTCAGCTTTTATGAATCCCCTACAGCCAGAGCCAACATGCAAGCAAGAGAGGCCAACATGGATGCAGCTGCCAACACACCTAAAATGTCTGGTGTCGAAACTAGCGTCAGCCAAAACCAGACCTCTTTTCAGTTTGATATCGCCGTACCCTACTCTGTGCCCGGCAACGGCTCGGCCAAGACGGTAACCGCTAAAGAGTATAGCATTCCTACCAATTATGAGTACTACGCCATGCCCAAAGCTAATAAAACGGCATACCTTACAGCTCATATAGCAGACTGGGAAAACAGAAATTTATTATCGGGACCAATGAATCTTTATTTTGAACAAAAATTTGTAGGACAATCAAGCCTCAATCCCAATACCGCCAACGATACGCTTACAGTTTCATTGGGCAAAGACGAAAATATTGCACTGGAACGCACACGAATCAAAAAGTTTAGTGAAAAAAACTTTTTTGGAAATAAAGTACGCGAAACTAAAGCCTGGCGGCTGACAGTCAAAAACAATAAGAAACGTACCGTAAAACTTAAGCTGGTTGACCAAATTCCGGTATCCACAAATGAAGATATTAAAGTGAACCTACAGGAACGGTCCGGAGCACAGTATGAATCATCTACCGGTAAACTGCACTGGACGCTCAACCTCGAGCCTGGGCAATCACAAAATAAACAAATTCGCTATGTGCTGGAATATCCATCAGGGAAGAAAATTCAGAAGAACAATTAA
- the atpD gene encoding F0F1 ATP synthase subunit beta: protein MMNKGTVAQVIGPVVDVDFDQGDIPPVLNALYIEREDNSKLYLEVAQHLGESRVRTIAMDSTDGLVREMDVVDTGSPISMPVGEDIRGRVFNVVGEPIDGIEPPKGDRKYPIHRSAPDFEDLATSTEMLETGIKVIDLLCPYAKGGKTGLFGGAGVGKTVLIQELINNIAKGHGGLSVFAGVGERTREGNDLIREMIEAGIIDYGEEFKEEFEKGNWDLSKVDKDALKESKATFAFGQMNEPPGARARVALSGLTLAEYFREEVSRDILLFIDNIFRFTQAGSEVSALLGRMPSAVGYQPTLATEMGNLQERITSTKGGSITSVQAVYVPADDLTDPAPATTFAHLDATTVLDRGLTQIGIYPAVDPLDSSSRILDPHVVGEEHYNTAQRVIEILQKYKDLQDIIAILGMDELSDEDKTVVARARRIQRFLSQPFFVAEQFTGQPGKYINVDDTVKGFKKILDGELDHLPEKAFYMVGTIEEAEEKGEELLAEEEAEAAE from the coding sequence ATAATGAATAAAGGAACCGTTGCACAAGTTATTGGTCCGGTAGTGGATGTTGATTTTGATCAGGGAGACATTCCGCCGGTGCTTAATGCACTTTATATCGAACGTGAAGACAATTCTAAACTTTATCTGGAAGTTGCCCAGCATCTCGGTGAAAGTCGCGTGCGTACCATTGCGATGGATTCAACCGACGGACTGGTTCGCGAAATGGATGTGGTCGATACCGGATCACCTATTTCTATGCCGGTAGGCGAAGATATCAGGGGCCGCGTATTTAATGTAGTCGGCGAACCTATTGATGGTATTGAGCCGCCCAAAGGTGATCGCAAGTATCCTATTCACCGATCAGCACCCGACTTCGAAGATCTGGCAACGTCAACTGAAATGCTCGAAACAGGCATTAAGGTTATTGATCTATTATGTCCGTATGCTAAGGGTGGCAAGACCGGGCTGTTTGGCGGTGCCGGTGTAGGCAAGACGGTTCTTATTCAGGAATTGATTAACAATATTGCTAAAGGTCACGGTGGACTCTCAGTATTTGCCGGTGTTGGTGAGCGTACTCGCGAAGGGAATGATCTGATTCGCGAAATGATTGAGGCCGGAATTATTGACTATGGCGAAGAGTTTAAAGAAGAATTTGAAAAAGGAAACTGGGATCTTAGCAAGGTAGATAAGGACGCACTGAAAGAGTCTAAGGCGACCTTTGCATTTGGACAGATGAACGAACCCCCCGGGGCTCGTGCTCGTGTAGCTCTTTCAGGGCTGACGCTAGCTGAGTATTTCCGTGAAGAGGTTTCCCGCGATATTCTGCTCTTTATTGACAATATTTTCCGATTTACGCAGGCCGGATCTGAGGTATCAGCTCTATTGGGGCGTATGCCTTCAGCCGTAGGTTACCAGCCTACGTTGGCTACCGAGATGGGTAACCTGCAAGAACGTATTACCTCTACTAAAGGAGGTTCCATTACTTCTGTACAGGCTGTATATGTTCCTGCGGATGACTTGACGGACCCTGCACCGGCTACGACTTTTGCTCACTTGGATGCAACGACGGTTCTTGACCGTGGACTCACACAGATTGGTATTTATCCTGCTGTAGATCCGCTGGATTCTTCTTCTCGAATTCTGGATCCCCACGTTGTGGGCGAAGAGCACTATAACACAGCCCAGCGTGTGATTGAGATCCTACAGAAGTATAAAGATCTGCAGGATATTATTGCTATTCTGGGTATGGATGAGCTTTCTGATGAAGATAAAACTGTTGTAGCTCGTGCCCGACGCATTCAGCGTTTTCTCAGTCAGCCATTCTTTGTTGCTGAGCAATTTACGGGTCAGCCTGGTAAGTACATTAACGTGGATGACACCGTGAAAGGCTTTAAGAAGATTCTGGATGGTGAGCTTGATCACCTGCCGGAAAAAGCATTCTACATGGTAGGAACCATTGAAGAAGCTGAAGAAAAAGGCGAAGAGCTTTTGGCCGAAGAAGAAGCCGAAGCTGCTGAATAG
- a CDS encoding F0F1 ATP synthase subunit epsilon: MNNFHAQILTPEGSLFDEEVTGVRVPGEMGSFEVKTLHANIISSLDVGKILIRKATGEEQHFAVTGGFVEVVDSKLTLLAEAAEPVEEIDVERAKNAKQRAEERLDADDADIDKERAQKALKRAKNRIKLAADITVNTQ, encoded by the coding sequence ATGAATAACTTTCATGCACAAATTTTAACCCCGGAAGGTTCTCTTTTTGATGAAGAGGTGACTGGGGTTCGGGTACCCGGAGAAATGGGAAGCTTTGAAGTGAAGACACTTCATGCGAATATCATTTCTTCGCTTGATGTAGGTAAAATTCTGATTCGCAAAGCAACCGGAGAAGAACAGCACTTTGCTGTGACCGGCGGTTTTGTAGAAGTAGTTGATAGTAAGCTTACACTATTGGCTGAGGCCGCTGAACCAGTCGAAGAAATCGATGTTGAGCGAGCTAAAAATGCCAAACAGCGAGCTGAGGAACGTCTTGATGCTGATGATGCTGATATTGATAAGGAGCGGGCTCAAAAAGCACTCAAGCGAGCTAAAAATAGAATTAAACTGGCTGCTGATATTACAGTGAATACCCAATAG
- a CDS encoding penicillin-binding protein 1A, giving the protein MSNENQDNDMDRYFNDPEYRHQKSKTQKNNSQPQSGSNLWDRFSSRTLKWGGTTIGIILVAALGFFIYLLQGLPSVEQLENPETAVASELKSRDGVVLDRFYTENRTYVPIEKMSSHIVDALIATEDHRFYNHWGIDMQGIFAAIYQITTTGNIRGASTISQQLARNLYKKIGREFSLIRKFREMITAIKIEQNYTKREIIEMYLNTVEFPNSAFGIQSAALTHYGKDAKDLTISQAATLVGSLNAVYLYNPRINPENARSRRNTVLYLLNKHEFISDAVYNKLRNEPISLNYHPPSETGQESRYFGEYVRKKVEKWTQKNGYNLYKDGLTIYTTIDSRLQKYAEKALRTKLDSLQTIYECEWTTGDAPLSVCKKAIKNGGYMRRFWDKYPSFLRAFIRKTDRYKNAFSKYNTDQESVVFDSLFADSAFVDSVKRAETRLEAGFVGIDPNNGNILAWVGGSNYGNVQYDHVSQSQRQAGSTFKPFVYSVAVDNGYKPYHKFSKYPSVFYDRNGKAWKPKDPHIPSGPEMIPLRQALARSLNNVTVRLLPEIAGAPNTTKLEDLDPAARKIKQMASNLGIDMSDTPAYPSIALGTAEVSLLELVSAYTTFANQGVHIDPIAITRIEDKEGNVIKEYNPEYRDEVISPKTAYMMVDMMRGVIRGGDDYYGTGVRLRNVYGVRQDVAGKTGTTQNSADNWFVGMMPHIVMGSWVGGENRMIRFPTDLNYSIGQGARSALPIVGKFINLASDDPEAPWSYDSFQQPPGFVMPQDPDSVDNSRKTGTGRIDW; this is encoded by the coding sequence ATGAGCAACGAAAACCAAGACAATGATATGGATCGTTATTTTAACGATCCCGAATACCGGCACCAAAAATCCAAGACTCAAAAGAATAATTCCCAACCCCAAAGCGGATCAAATCTTTGGGATCGATTTTCATCGAGAACATTGAAATGGGGAGGTACAACGATAGGTATTATACTTGTTGCTGCACTCGGATTCTTTATCTATTTGTTGCAGGGACTCCCATCGGTGGAGCAGCTCGAAAATCCCGAAACCGCCGTTGCCTCAGAACTTAAGAGCCGCGATGGTGTGGTGCTTGACCGCTTCTATACCGAAAATCGAACTTATGTACCCATTGAAAAAATGTCCTCCCACATTGTGGATGCCCTGATCGCTACCGAAGACCACCGCTTTTATAATCACTGGGGAATAGACATGCAGGGAATTTTTGCTGCAATTTACCAAATCACCACAACAGGAAATATTCGCGGCGCTTCCACAATTTCTCAACAACTTGCCCGCAATTTATACAAAAAGATCGGGCGGGAATTTTCGCTTATCCGCAAGTTTAGAGAAATGATCACTGCTATAAAAATTGAGCAGAATTATACCAAGCGCGAAATCATTGAGATGTATTTAAATACCGTAGAGTTTCCCAATAGCGCTTTTGGTATTCAGTCGGCTGCCTTAACACACTATGGTAAAGACGCTAAAGATCTAACGATCTCTCAGGCAGCTACGCTAGTAGGATCACTCAACGCTGTATATCTCTATAATCCTCGAATTAATCCAGAAAATGCCCGCTCGCGACGTAATACCGTACTCTATTTGCTCAATAAACATGAATTCATCAGCGATGCGGTATATAATAAATTGCGAAACGAACCAATATCATTAAACTATCACCCGCCGTCTGAGACTGGTCAGGAAAGCCGGTATTTTGGTGAATATGTCCGCAAAAAAGTAGAAAAATGGACACAAAAAAATGGCTATAATCTTTATAAAGATGGATTAACCATTTATACGACCATCGACTCTCGGCTGCAGAAATATGCCGAAAAAGCACTGCGTACTAAGCTGGATTCTCTACAAACCATCTATGAATGTGAATGGACCACAGGGGATGCCCCACTTTCAGTATGTAAAAAAGCAATTAAGAATGGCGGATATATGAGGCGCTTTTGGGATAAATATCCTAGCTTCTTACGAGCCTTTATCCGAAAAACCGATCGGTACAAAAATGCGTTTTCCAAGTATAATACTGATCAGGAATCAGTTGTATTTGATAGTTTATTTGCCGACAGTGCTTTTGTTGATTCAGTAAAACGGGCTGAAACACGGTTAGAAGCCGGTTTTGTAGGTATTGATCCCAATAATGGAAATATATTAGCCTGGGTTGGTGGATCGAATTATGGAAATGTTCAATACGATCACGTTTCCCAATCGCAGCGGCAAGCCGGCTCTACCTTTAAGCCATTTGTATATTCAGTTGCAGTGGATAACGGCTATAAACCCTATCATAAATTTTCGAAATACCCGAGTGTCTTTTACGATCGCAATGGCAAAGCTTGGAAACCAAAAGATCCCCATATTCCATCAGGACCGGAAATGATTCCACTGAGACAAGCGCTGGCAAGAAGTCTCAATAATGTGACCGTAAGATTACTTCCCGAAATTGCCGGAGCACCTAATACAACCAAACTTGAAGACTTAGATCCCGCAGCCCGAAAAATAAAGCAGATGGCGTCTAATTTAGGAATTGATATGTCTGATACGCCGGCCTACCCCTCTATCGCGCTGGGCACGGCCGAGGTATCGTTGCTGGAACTAGTTAGCGCCTATACTACTTTTGCCAATCAAGGCGTCCATATCGATCCCATTGCCATAACCCGCATTGAGGACAAAGAAGGAAACGTCATCAAAGAATATAATCCCGAATATCGGGATGAAGTTATTAGTCCCAAGACGGCTTATATGATGGTTGATATGATGCGCGGAGTCATCCGCGGCGGTGATGACTATTACGGAACAGGAGTTCGTCTGCGCAACGTCTATGGCGTGCGTCAAGATGTAGCCGGCAAAACAGGAACCACCCAAAATAGCGCCGACAACTGGTTCGTAGGTATGATGCCCCACATTGTGATGGGCTCATGGGTAGGCGGTGAAAACCGTATGATTCGCTTTCCCACAGATCTAAATTATAGTATCGGTCAGGGAGCCCGTTCTGCCCTGCCAATTGTAGGCAAGTTTATTAACTTAGCATCAGATGATCCGGAAGCGCCTTGGAGCTACGATTCCTTTCAACAACCGCCGGGCTTTGTGATGCCTCAGGATCCCGACAGCGTAGACAACAGCCGTAAAACTGGAACCGGACGTATCGACTGGTAA
- a CDS encoding UDP-2,3-diacylglucosamine diphosphatase yields MDTSSLSQPLLFISDIHLGGFSDDKNAKIESELLQLLKYCRQNDIRIIIAGDFFDYWMAYPDAVPQLGKKVLNHFREYNTSVGVTPFITGNHDHWTRDYLSQQGFEVVHNSITCSINSKKLMILHGDGLADTNLELPYPPLHRFLHHPTFVQWYQKLLPPRMGITIMKYFARFTRFIDSVDDDKKAQTLNNWAKKTLKESDIDIILCGHDHIPRTKHFTFGTYINLGTFCAHQTLALYDDDKLSLMRWNPQSQSLNHFE; encoded by the coding sequence ATGGATACCTCTAGCCTTTCCCAACCTCTGCTGTTTATTTCAGATATCCACCTGGGAGGATTCTCGGATGATAAAAATGCCAAAATCGAATCCGAGCTGCTGCAGCTTCTCAAATACTGCCGCCAGAACGACATCCGAATTATTATTGCTGGTGATTTTTTTGATTACTGGATGGCCTATCCCGATGCTGTACCCCAACTTGGTAAAAAGGTGCTCAATCATTTCCGGGAATATAATACCAGCGTCGGCGTAACCCCATTTATTACCGGTAACCATGACCACTGGACCCGAGACTACCTTTCCCAACAAGGATTTGAGGTCGTTCATAATTCTATAACATGCTCGATTAATAGCAAAAAACTGATGATCTTACACGGCGACGGGCTAGCCGATACGAATCTTGAACTCCCCTATCCGCCACTACACAGGTTCTTACATCACCCTACATTTGTGCAGTGGTATCAAAAGTTACTTCCGCCCCGAATGGGTATCACTATCATGAAATATTTTGCCCGGTTCACACGTTTTATTGATTCTGTGGATGATGATAAAAAAGCCCAAACCTTAAACAACTGGGCTAAAAAAACGCTCAAAGAATCTGATATTGATATTATTTTATGCGGACATGATCATATACCCCGAACGAAACATTTTACTTTCGGAACCTATATAAATTTGGGTACCTTTTGTGCTCATCAAACACTAGCGTTATACGATGATGACAAACTTTCTCTGATGCGCTGGAATCCCCAATCACAGTCTTTAAACCATTTCGAATAA
- a CDS encoding polyprenyl synthetase family protein, with amino-acid sequence MIDTQLEKATTFNRKKKKTLQDITAPVADSLSEFRSFYKQALRTDVWMLDKIVQYLLRQKGKEIRPTLVFMSARLFGDVTERSYVAATMIELLHTATLIHDDVVDEAELRRGFLSINKVWNNKAGVLLGDFLLSKGLLTALDHEEFKLLKVLSKAVKQMSEGELRQFKAARLFNMDEEYYFKVISEKTASLIASCCECGAISATDDPKMHKMMHDIGMYTGIAFQIRDDLFDYGVDDVGKPTRKDIEERKVTLPFIKALENASLRQKIRARYLMHKPKKKQADIDEIVSFVHDHGGITYARSIMNDYADQALTKLRTLPESEARTSFEDLITYIIERKK; translated from the coding sequence ATGATTGACACCCAGCTCGAAAAAGCTACTACATTTAATCGAAAAAAGAAGAAGACATTACAGGATATTACAGCCCCTGTAGCCGACAGCTTATCAGAATTTCGATCCTTTTACAAACAAGCGCTGCGTACTGATGTATGGATGCTTGACAAGATTGTACAGTATCTGCTGCGGCAAAAAGGGAAAGAAATACGCCCCACACTTGTCTTTATGTCTGCACGACTGTTCGGAGATGTAACCGAACGAAGTTATGTAGCTGCCACTATGATTGAGCTGCTGCATACAGCCACGCTCATTCACGATGATGTGGTTGATGAAGCCGAATTGCGCCGTGGATTTTTGAGTATTAATAAAGTATGGAATAACAAAGCGGGCGTACTACTCGGGGATTTTCTACTTTCAAAAGGATTGCTGACCGCCCTGGACCACGAAGAGTTCAAACTGTTGAAAGTACTTTCCAAGGCCGTCAAGCAAATGAGTGAAGGCGAACTGCGCCAATTTAAGGCAGCTCGGCTCTTTAACATGGACGAGGAATATTATTTTAAAGTCATTTCAGAAAAAACGGCCAGCCTGATCGCTTCGTGCTGTGAATGCGGAGCTATCTCAGCCACCGACGATCCAAAGATGCACAAAATGATGCATGACATCGGCATGTATACTGGGATTGCTTTTCAAATCCGGGATGATCTTTTTGACTATGGTGTAGATGATGTGGGCAAGCCCACACGCAAAGACATTGAAGAACGAAAAGTGACTCTACCTTTTATTAAGGCACTGGAAAATGCATCTCTCCGACAGAAAATCCGTGCCCGATACCTGATGCACAAACCTAAGAAAAAGCAGGCAGATATTGACGAAATTGTATCTTTTGTGCATGATCACGGCGGCATTACCTACGCCCGTTCCATAATGAATGATTATGCTGATCAGGCACTAACTAAACTTCGCACCCTCCCCGAGTCGGAAGCTCGTACCAGCTTCGAGGATCTCATAACTTATATCATCGAGCGCAAAAAATAA
- a CDS encoding glucose-6-phosphate isomerase, which produces MIDVDVSRAEKFLSEENLHQAKVTAADALKTVRQQNGEGAEWLGWRSLLDDPNDAILEQLDRLGTAIREEADVFLVCGIGGSYLGARAVIEALSPFFNQEAPEIIYVGHHMSGGYLQELIEYLDTPKVDGEPKSVYCNVISKSGTTLETALSFRKIRNWMGNTYPDSLQQRIICTTSSEGGALNKLIDEYDFQKFVIPDDVGGRFSVLTPVGLFPMAVAGIDIRSLFYGAVTEYEKLENEAEILINYAAVKYALYQKGKQMDVLTSFEPELSGLCGWLQQLLGESEGKKQKGMLPVTASYSTDLHSLGQFMQDGSRTMMETFITVQKSDTSFTVEETESNNDELNYLAGKSFHDINSKARKGTISAHTEGGVPCISVNIEVLNASQVGAFIYFYELFTAVYCYCLGVNPFTQPGVENYKKRMYKLLDK; this is translated from the coding sequence ATGATTGATGTTGATGTAAGCCGGGCAGAAAAATTCCTTTCGGAGGAAAATCTGCATCAGGCAAAGGTTACTGCTGCGGATGCACTGAAAACAGTACGTCAGCAGAACGGAGAAGGTGCAGAATGGCTGGGATGGCGATCACTTTTAGATGATCCCAATGATGCTATCCTTGAACAGCTTGATCGATTGGGAACTGCTATCAGGGAAGAAGCAGATGTTTTTCTTGTTTGTGGAATCGGCGGTTCTTATCTGGGAGCGCGGGCTGTTATTGAAGCACTGTCCCCATTTTTCAATCAAGAGGCACCTGAAATTATTTATGTGGGTCACCACATGAGCGGTGGATATTTGCAAGAGCTGATCGAATATCTTGATACACCAAAGGTTGATGGTGAACCCAAGAGTGTATATTGTAATGTGATATCAAAATCGGGGACTACACTTGAAACTGCTCTTTCTTTTCGAAAGATTCGAAATTGGATGGGTAATACCTATCCTGATTCACTACAACAACGCATTATTTGTACTACAAGCAGTGAGGGAGGTGCTCTCAACAAGCTTATTGATGAATATGACTTTCAAAAATTTGTGATTCCTGATGATGTGGGCGGCCGATTTTCGGTGCTTACGCCGGTAGGATTATTTCCTATGGCGGTGGCGGGTATCGACATCCGGAGCCTTTTTTACGGAGCAGTAACTGAATACGAAAAGCTCGAAAATGAGGCAGAAATACTGATTAATTATGCTGCCGTAAAATATGCCCTTTATCAAAAGGGCAAGCAGATGGATGTGCTTACTTCATTTGAGCCAGAGCTATCAGGACTTTGTGGCTGGCTTCAACAACTGCTGGGCGAAAGTGAGGGTAAAAAACAAAAGGGAATGTTGCCCGTTACGGCCAGCTATTCTACAGATTTACACAGCTTGGGACAGTTTATGCAAGATGGGTCGCGCACAATGATGGAGACTTTTATTACAGTTCAAAAATCTGATACCTCATTTACGGTGGAAGAAACTGAATCAAATAATGATGAACTTAATTATCTTGCGGGGAAGTCATTCCATGATATTAACAGCAAGGCTCGTAAAGGTACAATTAGTGCTCATACCGAGGGCGGGGTGCCATGTATTTCTGTCAATATAGAAGTGCTTAATGCTTCACAGGTAGGAGCGTTTATTTATTTTTATGAGTTGTTTACCGCTGTCTATTGTTATTGTTTGGGAGTAAATCCCTTTACCCAACCGGGCGTAGAAAATTATAAAAAAAGAATGTATAAATTGTTGGATAAATAA